From a single Bacillus gobiensis genomic region:
- the panC gene encoding pantoate--beta-alanine ligase, which yields MIQVIKTAAKMKEASTHLKKSQKSVGYVPTMGYLHEGHLSLVEKAKRENDIVVMSIFVNPLQFGPGEDFDSYPRDVNRDIQLAEEAGVELLFLPSAAEMYRENHAVSVSVNGRTDVLCGRTRPGHFDGVATVLTKLFSIIAPDKAYFGMKDAQQVAVVDALIHDFFMDVELVASKTIREKDGLAKSSRNINLSPIERDQAPYIYQSLQAGAAMIEQGERDPKAVISAVLAHLEAAGGNVEYVECYSYPELKKQDVLSGKIIIAAAVKYSKARLIDNIVLTIS from the coding sequence GTGATTCAAGTAATTAAAACCGCAGCAAAAATGAAAGAAGCATCAACTCATCTTAAAAAATCACAAAAGTCTGTTGGATATGTTCCGACGATGGGGTACCTGCATGAGGGGCATCTCTCTCTTGTTGAAAAGGCAAAACGAGAGAATGATATTGTCGTCATGAGCATTTTTGTCAATCCGCTCCAATTTGGTCCGGGTGAAGATTTCGATTCATATCCAAGGGATGTAAATAGAGATATACAGCTGGCTGAAGAAGCAGGTGTGGAGCTTTTGTTTCTTCCATCTGCAGCTGAAATGTACAGGGAAAATCATGCAGTGTCGGTTTCAGTCAATGGCCGCACGGATGTGCTTTGCGGAAGGACGAGGCCGGGCCATTTCGATGGGGTCGCAACAGTATTGACAAAATTGTTTTCCATCATTGCACCTGACAAAGCGTATTTTGGAATGAAGGATGCCCAGCAGGTTGCCGTAGTAGATGCTTTGATTCATGATTTCTTCATGGATGTGGAGCTGGTGGCCTCGAAAACGATTCGGGAAAAAGACGGCCTTGCTAAAAGCTCCCGGAACATCAACTTATCCCCAATAGAAAGAGATCAAGCACCTTATATTTACCAATCGCTGCAAGCGGGGGCAGCCATGATTGAACAAGGTGAGAGAGATCCAAAAGCAGTCATTTCTGCGGTCCTCGCGCACTTAGAAGCAGCAGGGGGAAATGTTGAATATGTGGAATGCTATTCTTATCCCGAATTGAAGAAGCAAGATGTTCTGTCTGGAAAAATCATCATCGCAGCGGCTGTAAAATACAGCAAAGCAAGATTAATTGATAATATTGTTTTGACCATTTCCTAA
- the dinG gene encoding ATP-dependent DNA helicase DinG: MNNKRFVVLDVETTGNSPKKGDKIIQIGAVVIDDWKISKRISYFVNPGKKIPPFIEKLTGIKDETVKHERSFLEIADEVYDLLTQSYFVAHNIHFDTNFVNSELKNAGYDKLDCMVIDTVELARILFPSFGGYKLTELSEALQIHHESPHRADSDAEVTSRIFLEMVKKLKSLPIPTLTELKRLSSHLISDLEPLLDDILRKKDPAKEIDYKMVKSIAVKKAESDALKREPSAADLKTLNDICFDSFSAANLERREGQQEMMKEVYTSFNNNEHSLIEAAPGTGKTLGYLLPAVLFSREKGVPITLSTYTTLLQQQLVEHDIPKLNELLETPVRTAVLKGRSHYLNIYKLNYIMEEKDSNYDTVLTIAQLLVWLLETSTGDVEEINLPSGGKRIWDRLNCEGFLFQTKTNDCFYESAKKKAQAADLVITNHSFLLANEKNKSGAVPATGYVIIDEAHHFEKAALDHTGTRISYLDFHVKRIQMGSFKNGGLLKKLQQRFARFGISAELKFQIDEYLEFIQEECDVFFSMLHSFVKKRKPMDDVNRLTLRLETKQRNDIAGQAMTEGARRLCSMLSELNSRFEGLLRQTEAVKGQLDLKGLFVYHEFRSCVAYFSWLEQTLLQMFFTEDAKRITWIEIDAKGAKNAVSLYDQPLEIAERIADQFFTMKKSVVLTSATLTVDRSFSFMIKKLGLTDFYPRTLQIESPYLYKKHMRILIPEHMPLIHETDQQQYAKMTAEYVSILAKQNRAKILVLFTSYEMVRDVYNKLKQYDTLDGELLGQGITAGSPAKVKKAFAASEKAVLLGTRQYWEGVDFPGNELTTVVIARLPFSSPGQPLAKARFDYIKNRGGNPFEELSLPEAVVLFKQGIGRLIRSSKDSGTVVILDRRILTSTYSRTFMNALPHSAVEQMTKDELERYIDELND; this comes from the coding sequence ATGAACAACAAACGCTTTGTGGTACTGGACGTGGAAACGACCGGAAACTCCCCCAAAAAAGGAGATAAAATTATACAAATTGGTGCGGTGGTCATCGATGATTGGAAGATTTCAAAGCGAATCTCCTATTTTGTGAATCCCGGAAAAAAGATCCCGCCTTTTATAGAAAAACTTACTGGTATTAAAGATGAGACAGTCAAACACGAACGAAGTTTTTTGGAAATTGCGGATGAAGTGTATGACCTCCTCACTCAATCTTATTTTGTCGCTCATAACATTCATTTTGATACCAACTTTGTTAATAGTGAACTTAAAAACGCAGGGTATGACAAGCTCGATTGTATGGTGATCGATACAGTAGAGTTGGCAAGAATCCTGTTTCCTTCTTTTGGAGGCTATAAGCTGACCGAATTGAGCGAAGCGCTGCAAATCCATCATGAAAGCCCCCACCGGGCAGACAGTGATGCCGAGGTGACAAGTCGAATTTTTCTGGAAATGGTGAAGAAGCTAAAAAGCCTTCCCATTCCAACGTTAACAGAATTAAAACGCTTATCCTCACATTTAATTAGTGATTTGGAGCCCTTGCTCGATGACATTCTGCGGAAAAAAGATCCTGCGAAAGAAATAGATTATAAAATGGTGAAATCGATTGCCGTAAAAAAAGCTGAATCCGATGCTTTAAAGCGTGAACCTTCAGCAGCAGACCTCAAAACATTAAATGACATTTGTTTTGATTCTTTTTCCGCGGCAAATTTAGAGCGTAGAGAAGGTCAGCAGGAGATGATGAAAGAAGTTTACACCTCCTTTAATAATAACGAGCATTCTCTTATTGAAGCAGCTCCAGGTACCGGAAAAACACTTGGATATTTGCTGCCTGCCGTATTGTTTTCACGGGAGAAAGGGGTTCCGATCACGCTCAGTACATATACTACTCTTCTCCAGCAGCAGTTAGTGGAACACGACATTCCGAAGCTGAACGAATTGCTCGAAACGCCTGTCCGCACAGCTGTCTTGAAAGGCCGTTCACACTACTTGAACATTTACAAGCTGAACTATATCATGGAAGAAAAGGATTCAAATTATGATACAGTATTAACGATCGCACAGTTGCTTGTCTGGCTGCTGGAAACGTCAACAGGAGACGTTGAAGAGATCAATCTGCCTTCCGGCGGGAAACGGATTTGGGACAGGCTGAACTGTGAGGGCTTTTTATTTCAGACGAAAACAAACGATTGTTTTTATGAAAGTGCAAAAAAGAAAGCTCAAGCGGCCGATTTGGTTATTACGAATCATTCATTTTTGCTGGCGAATGAGAAGAACAAATCGGGAGCCGTTCCCGCCACCGGCTATGTAATCATAGATGAAGCCCATCACTTTGAAAAAGCGGCTTTGGATCACACCGGTACGAGAATCTCGTATCTTGATTTTCATGTAAAACGGATTCAAATGGGCTCGTTTAAAAATGGGGGCCTTTTGAAGAAGCTTCAGCAGCGTTTCGCTCGTTTTGGAATATCGGCAGAGCTTAAGTTTCAAATCGACGAATATCTTGAATTCATTCAGGAAGAATGCGATGTTTTTTTTAGTATGCTGCATTCATTTGTAAAAAAAAGAAAACCTATGGACGATGTCAATCGTCTAACCCTTAGATTAGAAACAAAACAGCGGAATGATATTGCAGGACAGGCTATGACAGAAGGAGCAAGAAGGCTTTGCTCAATGCTTTCTGAGCTTAACAGCCGATTTGAAGGACTTTTACGTCAAACAGAAGCAGTAAAAGGACAGCTGGATTTGAAAGGGTTATTTGTTTATCATGAATTTCGATCTTGCGTTGCCTATTTTTCTTGGCTGGAGCAAACGCTGCTGCAGATGTTTTTTACCGAAGACGCAAAACGGATAACCTGGATTGAAATCGACGCTAAAGGCGCGAAAAATGCCGTCAGCCTCTATGATCAGCCTCTTGAAATTGCTGAGAGAATTGCAGATCAGTTTTTTACGATGAAAAAAAGTGTGGTCCTGACTTCTGCGACACTTACTGTGGATCGGTCTTTTTCTTTCATGATCAAAAAATTAGGGCTAACTGATTTTTATCCACGGACGCTGCAAATCGAATCGCCATATTTATATAAAAAACACATGCGAATTCTCATTCCTGAGCACATGCCGCTTATTCATGAAACGGATCAGCAGCAATATGCCAAAATGACAGCTGAATACGTTTCGATTTTGGCCAAGCAAAATCGAGCGAAAATATTGGTGTTGTTCACCTCATATGAAATGGTGAGGGATGTTTACAATAAGTTAAAGCAATATGACACCTTAGATGGTGAGCTGCTAGGGCAAGGGATTACAGCCGGAAGTCCGGCAAAAGTGAAAAAGGCTTTTGCAGCTAGTGAAAAGGCAGTCTTGCTGGGGACAAGGCAGTACTGGGAAGGCGTTGATTTTCCAGGGAATGAGCTAACGACTGTGGTCATAGCCAGATTGCCTTTTTCTTCTCCGGGACAGCCTTTAGCAAAAGCGAGGTTTGATTACATTAAAAACAGGGGCGGCAATCCGTTTGAAGAGCTTTCGCTTCCAGAAGCGGTTGTTCTGTTCAAGCAGGGAATCGGCCGTTTGATTCGTTCAAGCAAAGATTCAGGAACGGTCGTCATTCTTGACCGGAGGATTTTAACATCCACTTACAGCCGGACGTTTATGAACGCACTTCCGCATTCTGCTGTCGAACAAATGACAAAAGATGAGCTTGAACGATATATAGATGAACTGAACGATTAA
- a CDS encoding nucleotide pyrophosphohydrolase has translation MTESKTMKSMQEEVDAYIGQFKEGYFSPLAMMARITEETGELAREINHRYGEKPKKKSETEKEIEEEIGDVLFVIICLANSLGISLEEAHGKVMEKFQTRDKNRWTKKEDS, from the coding sequence ATGACCGAAAGCAAAACGATGAAAAGCATGCAGGAGGAAGTAGATGCATACATCGGGCAATTTAAAGAAGGTTATTTCAGTCCGCTGGCGATGATGGCGAGAATTACAGAAGAAACAGGAGAGCTTGCCCGCGAAATTAATCATCGCTACGGGGAAAAGCCGAAGAAAAAAAGTGAAACTGAAAAAGAAATTGAAGAAGAAATTGGTGATGTCTTATTTGTTATTATCTGCTTGGCGAACTCACTTGGCATTTCCTTAGAGGAGGCTCATGGCAAGGTCATGGAAAAATTTCAAACGAGAGATAAAAACAGATGGACGAAAAAGGAAGACAGCTAG
- the panD gene encoding aspartate 1-decarboxylase: protein MIRTVMNAKLHRARVTEANLDYVGSITIDEDLLDSVGMIANEKVQIVNNNNGARLETYIIPGDRGSGIICLNGAAARLVQKNDIVIIISYAQIFEEKLKDHQPKIAILDENNQIEQLIANEPARTVL from the coding sequence ATGATTCGTACTGTAATGAACGCAAAGCTACATCGGGCAAGAGTGACCGAGGCTAATCTGGATTATGTCGGAAGCATTACTATCGACGAAGATCTCTTGGACTCTGTTGGAATGATTGCGAATGAAAAAGTTCAAATTGTAAATAACAATAATGGGGCAAGGCTGGAAACCTATATAATTCCGGGGGACCGCGGCAGCGGAATCATCTGTCTGAATGGTGCAGCAGCACGGCTCGTGCAAAAAAATGACATTGTCATTATCATTTCGTATGCGCAAATTTTTGAAGAGAAGCTGAAAGACCATCAGCCAAAGATCGCAATATTAGACGAAAATAATCAAATTGAGCAGCTTATTGCTAACGAGCCTGCACGGACTGTGTTGTAA
- the panB gene encoding 3-methyl-2-oxobutanoate hydroxymethyltransferase, which produces MKSKLDFLNMKRESEPIVMVTAYDYPSAKQAEQSGVDMILVGDSLGMVVLGLESTVAVTVDDMIHHTKAVKRGAKQTFTVTDMPFMSYHCSKEDTMKNAAAIMQRGGADALKLEGGGNVLGTIQQLTDGGIPVVGHLGLTPQSVGVLGGYRVQGKDEKSAKQLLEDSINCEKAGVIALVLECVPYLLAKEIANSLSIPVIGIGAGSGVDGQVLVYHDLLGYGVSKTAKFVKQYEQIDHSIESALRSYVSDVRNRSFPDSSHSYKMEKEIIERLHGGIKS; this is translated from the coding sequence ATGAAAAGCAAACTCGATTTTTTAAACATGAAGCGTGAATCTGAACCGATAGTGATGGTGACAGCCTATGACTATCCCTCAGCAAAGCAAGCTGAACAATCAGGTGTGGATATGATTTTGGTAGGAGATTCACTCGGCATGGTTGTTCTTGGACTGGAATCTACAGTGGCAGTAACCGTCGATGACATGATTCATCATACGAAAGCGGTAAAACGAGGAGCGAAACAGACATTTACCGTTACAGATATGCCTTTCATGTCATATCATTGTTCAAAGGAAGATACGATGAAAAACGCAGCTGCGATTATGCAGCGCGGAGGGGCAGATGCATTAAAGCTTGAAGGCGGCGGAAATGTTTTGGGAACCATTCAGCAATTGACTGACGGTGGAATTCCTGTTGTCGGCCATTTAGGTTTAACCCCTCAATCTGTCGGCGTTTTGGGCGGTTACAGAGTTCAAGGAAAAGATGAAAAAAGTGCAAAACAATTGCTAGAAGACAGTATCAACTGTGAAAAAGCTGGTGTGATCGCTCTTGTTTTAGAGTGTGTCCCGTATTTGCTGGCAAAAGAAATTGCGAATTCTCTTAGCATCCCTGTGATCGGAATAGGAGCTGGCAGTGGTGTAGACGGTCAGGTTCTCGTCTATCATGACCTGTTAGGGTACGGCGTTTCTAAGACAGCAAAATTTGTGAAGCAATATGAACAAATTGACCATTCAATTGAATCCGCACTTCGAAGCTACGTAAGTGATGTAAGGAACCGTTCATTTCCTGATTCGTCTCATTCTTACAAAATGGAGAAAGAAATCATCGAAAGGTTACATGGGGGAATTAAATCGTGA
- a CDS encoding biotin--[acetyl-CoA-carboxylase] ligase — MQSGIRNSLLALFSKAGNDYVSGQKISEELGCSRTAVWKHVESLRSEGYELEAVRRLGYRIVAKPDKISENEIRLGLDTNILGREIHYRDVLPSTNIKALQLAAEGAVEGTLVVTDEQTSGRGRMNRTWHSPSGKGVWMSLILTPDIPVAKTPQLTLLTAVAVAQALEEVSSLQMQIKWPNDILCNGKKIVGILTELQAEADRVSSVIVGIGINVNQSQSDFPTEIQSIASSLSIEQKTMFDRARIIQTILKKFEERYLEFLSDGFKSIKPIWESYAAIQGKEITARTLQGLISGKSLGIDDEGVLLLVTKEGDIKKIYSADIDLRTS, encoded by the coding sequence GTGCAATCAGGCATAAGAAATTCGTTATTGGCGCTTTTTTCAAAAGCGGGCAATGATTATGTATCAGGGCAAAAGATCAGTGAGGAATTAGGATGTTCCAGAACGGCCGTCTGGAAGCATGTTGAGAGCTTACGAAGCGAAGGGTATGAATTGGAAGCTGTAAGAAGATTAGGATATAGAATCGTCGCGAAACCGGATAAAATCAGTGAAAATGAAATCAGACTCGGGCTTGATACGAATATTCTCGGCCGTGAGATTCATTATAGAGATGTATTGCCTTCTACTAATATTAAAGCCCTTCAGCTGGCAGCAGAAGGAGCGGTGGAGGGGACACTGGTTGTCACTGATGAACAGACGTCAGGAAGAGGGCGGATGAACAGGACGTGGCATTCACCATCTGGAAAAGGGGTATGGATGAGCTTAATCCTGACACCTGATATTCCGGTTGCCAAGACTCCCCAGTTAACACTCCTTACAGCAGTAGCGGTTGCACAAGCTCTGGAAGAAGTAAGCAGCTTACAAATGCAAATTAAATGGCCGAACGATATTTTGTGTAACGGTAAAAAAATTGTCGGGATTTTAACAGAGCTGCAGGCGGAAGCTGATCGCGTAAGTTCCGTCATTGTTGGTATAGGCATAAATGTAAATCAAAGCCAAAGTGATTTTCCGACTGAAATCCAATCGATCGCATCCTCTCTGTCAATCGAGCAAAAAACCATGTTTGACAGGGCAAGAATCATCCAGACGATTCTAAAAAAATTCGAAGAACGATATCTGGAGTTTTTATCGGACGGTTTCAAATCGATTAAACCAATATGGGAAAGCTATGCCGCCATCCAGGGAAAAGAAATTACTGCCAGAACGCTGCAAGGATTGATTTCCGGCAAATCTTTAGGCATAGACGATGAGGGTGTCCTTTTGCTTGTAACAAAAGAAGGAGACATTAAGAAAATTTATTCGGCAGATATCGACCTCCGTACTTCTTAG
- the mgsA gene encoding methylglyoxal synthase, translating into MKIALIAHDRKKQDMIQFTTAYKEILKDHDLFATGTTGKKIEEATALPIYRFQSGPLGGDQQIGALIADNKMDLVLFFRDPLTAQPHEPDVSALIRLCDVYAVPLATNMGTAEILIRSLNTDAFQFRNLVKDKED; encoded by the coding sequence ATGAAAATCGCCTTAATCGCGCACGATCGCAAAAAACAGGATATGATACAGTTTACAACCGCCTATAAAGAAATTTTAAAGGATCATGACTTATTTGCAACGGGTACGACCGGAAAAAAAATTGAGGAAGCGACTGCTCTTCCTATCTACCGTTTTCAATCGGGGCCGCTTGGCGGAGATCAGCAAATCGGAGCATTGATTGCTGACAATAAAATGGATTTGGTGCTTTTCTTTCGTGATCCGTTAACTGCCCAGCCGCATGAACCGGACGTATCAGCGCTTATCCGCCTCTGTGACGTATACGCTGTACCGCTGGCGACTAATATGGGAACGGCAGAAATTTTAATCCGGTCATTAAACACTGATGCGTTCCAATTTCGGAACCTCGTAAAGGACAAAGAAGATTAA
- a CDS encoding CCA tRNA nucleotidyltransferase, translated as MDEKFLNAVPLLEKLHTEGFQAYFVGGSVRDFLMNRPIGDIDIATDAKPEEIERHFKKTIHVGKEHGTIIVLHKGEPYEVTTFRTEEGYSDFRRPDKVSFIRSLKEDLQRRDLTINSMAMTKDGSIIDYFGGRNDIQKKRIHTVGNPSERFHEDALRMMRALRFVSQLGFHLSEETCAAIKREKELLSHISIERKAIEMEKMLFGPWCGQALLLMFSTGLSTMLPGFRACSSHQAEAISRFPFHHLKSKEELWAAILCLLEISPESSQAYLRQWKLSAKLFNDAAAIQKSQRASWDRFSLYKTGMHTALSAERIRMLLSDKQIDQERLLQLEEIYEHLPIKSVKELDIDGNELMQFRKKKPGKWIAEELEKIEKAVITDGLENGREAIKEWLKTCNQA; from the coding sequence TTGGACGAAAAATTTCTCAACGCGGTCCCTCTACTTGAAAAACTGCATACTGAAGGGTTTCAAGCCTATTTTGTCGGCGGTTCGGTGAGGGATTTCCTCATGAACCGTCCGATTGGCGATATCGATATAGCAACGGATGCAAAGCCTGAAGAGATCGAAAGGCATTTCAAAAAAACGATTCATGTCGGAAAAGAGCACGGAACCATCATCGTCCTTCACAAAGGTGAGCCATATGAAGTTACCACCTTCCGAACAGAGGAAGGTTACTCTGATTTTAGAAGACCGGATAAAGTCTCCTTCATTCGTTCCCTAAAGGAAGACTTACAACGAAGGGATTTAACGATTAACAGCATGGCTATGACGAAGGATGGATCAATAATCGATTACTTCGGGGGCAGGAACGACATTCAGAAAAAAAGGATCCATACGGTAGGAAATCCATCTGAACGTTTCCATGAAGACGCTCTGCGCATGATGAGAGCATTGCGGTTTGTCAGCCAGTTAGGTTTTCACTTGTCTGAGGAAACTTGTGCTGCGATTAAGCGGGAAAAAGAATTGCTTTCTCATATCTCGATTGAGAGAAAGGCCATTGAAATGGAAAAAATGCTTTTTGGACCGTGGTGCGGACAAGCACTTTTATTGATGTTTTCTACCGGGCTGTCGACTATGCTGCCCGGCTTTCGAGCATGCAGCTCTCATCAAGCTGAAGCCATTTCCCGCTTTCCTTTTCATCATTTAAAATCAAAAGAAGAGTTATGGGCTGCGATCCTTTGTTTACTTGAAATTTCACCCGAATCATCCCAGGCATATTTAAGGCAGTGGAAGCTCTCTGCTAAGCTTTTCAACGATGCAGCTGCGATTCAAAAAAGCCAGCGTGCATCTTGGGATCGATTTAGCCTATATAAAACAGGGATGCATACTGCTCTTTCAGCTGAACGTATCAGAATGCTTCTTTCAGACAAGCAAATCGATCAGGAGCGGCTTCTTCAGCTTGAAGAGATTTATGAACATCTGCCTATCAAAAGTGTAAAGGAATTAGATATTGATGGAAATGAACTGATGCAGTTCCGGAAAAAAAAACCCGGCAAATGGATTGCCGAGGAGTTAGAAAAAATCGAAAAAGCCGTTATTACAGACGGTTTGGAAAATGGCAGAGAAGCCATAAAGGAGTGGCTTAAAACGTGCAATCAGGCATAA
- a CDS encoding YpmA family protein, translating to MNSKIEVLSTVTIQHSDDLYKIVDLLNRTLKREDLMFGLALDDNDKDRAIFTIYRT from the coding sequence GTGAATTCAAAAATTGAAGTTCTATCTACTGTCACCATTCAGCACAGTGATGATTTGTATAAAATAGTTGACTTGTTAAACCGAACGTTAAAAAGAGAGGACTTAATGTTCGGACTGGCCTTAGACGATAATGACAAAGACCGGGCCATCTTTACAATCTATAGAACGTAG
- the bshA gene encoding N-acetyl-alpha-D-glucosaminyl L-malate synthase BshA gives MKKLKIGITCYPTVGGSGVVATELGKLLAERGHEIHFITSSVPFRLNKAHRNIYFHEVEVNQYAVFKHAPYDLALASKMAEVAKREKLDVLHAHYAIPHAISAFLAKEMTGGKLKIVTTLHGTDITVLGYDSSLKELIKFAIEASDHVTAVSGSLVEQTFKLIQPVKEIETVYNFIDEREYNKVDASYLLAQYGIDPDEKVIIHVSNFRKVKRVEDVIHVFHQVASKIKSKLLLVGDGPEMSAACQLAHTLDIVDRVLFLGKRENLQELYSISDLMLLLSEKESFGLVLLEAMACGVPCIGSNAGGIPEVIRDGESGFIVDVGDHNSAAQKALQLLTNEELAAQFIRRSYLALENEFSSKKIVEQYEQIYNRLIEPE, from the coding sequence ATGAAAAAATTAAAAATCGGCATCACCTGTTATCCGACGGTTGGCGGATCAGGTGTTGTAGCAACCGAATTAGGAAAGCTGCTTGCTGAACGGGGGCATGAAATTCATTTTATTACATCTAGTGTACCTTTTCGGTTAAATAAAGCACACAGGAATATATATTTTCACGAGGTAGAAGTCAATCAATATGCAGTTTTTAAGCATGCCCCTTATGATCTGGCATTAGCAAGCAAGATGGCGGAAGTGGCAAAACGGGAGAAGCTTGACGTTCTGCATGCACATTATGCCATTCCTCATGCGATAAGCGCGTTTTTAGCAAAAGAGATGACCGGAGGCAAGCTGAAAATAGTAACGACCTTGCATGGAACAGACATAACCGTTTTGGGTTATGATTCATCGTTAAAGGAATTAATAAAGTTTGCGATTGAAGCTTCGGACCATGTGACGGCAGTGTCCGGCTCTCTGGTTGAACAAACATTTAAATTAATCCAACCTGTAAAAGAAATCGAAACCGTTTATAATTTTATTGATGAGCGGGAATACAACAAAGTTGATGCGAGCTACTTATTGGCTCAATACGGCATAGATCCCGATGAAAAAGTGATCATTCATGTTTCAAACTTTAGAAAAGTAAAACGGGTCGAGGATGTTATCCATGTGTTTCATCAGGTTGCAAGCAAAATAAAATCCAAGCTGCTGCTCGTCGGCGACGGACCGGAAATGTCTGCAGCCTGCCAGCTGGCTCATACGCTTGATATTGTCGATCGCGTGCTCTTTTTAGGGAAAAGAGAAAATTTGCAAGAATTATATTCAATCAGCGACCTTATGCTGCTTCTCTCTGAAAAAGAAAGCTTCGGATTGGTTTTACTTGAAGCAATGGCATGTGGTGTCCCGTGTATCGGGTCTAATGCAGGCGGCATTCCTGAAGTGATAAGGGATGGTGAATCAGGGTTCATTGTCGATGTTGGCGACCACAACTCAGCTGCACAAAAGGCGCTGCAGTTATTAACCAATGAAGAGCTTGCAGCTCAATTTATCCGGAGGTCATATCTAGCGTTGGAGAATGAATTTTCCTCCAAAAAGATCGTTGAGCAGTATGAACAAATTTATAATCGATTAATCGAACCGGAGTGA
- the dapB gene encoding 4-hydroxy-tetrahydrodipicolinate reductase — protein MDTQTIKIVIAGPRGRMGEEAVKLVERTPHFQLVGAIDHTYNQMELSKVLSGAPDVTIYTDITECFTETAPDVLIDLTTPEIGKKHTIQALEHGVRPVVGTTGFSDEDLTYIGRLTEEKGIGAIIAPNFALGAILMMKFSQMAAHYFKDIEIMELHHDQKLDAPSGTALKTAEMIHQVREPKPQGHPDEKETAEGARGANSEGVRIHSVRLPGLIAHQEVLFGGEGQTLKIRHDSYNRASFMSGVKLAVEEVMKVDQLIYGLEHIIG, from the coding sequence ATGGATACACAAACAATTAAAATTGTAATAGCCGGCCCAAGAGGCAGAATGGGGGAAGAAGCTGTAAAGCTTGTAGAGCGCACCCCGCACTTTCAGCTAGTCGGAGCGATTGACCATACATATAATCAAATGGAACTTTCAAAGGTGCTTTCAGGAGCTCCTGACGTTACGATTTATACAGATATAACAGAATGCTTTACTGAAACAGCTCCAGATGTACTTATTGACTTAACCACACCTGAGATCGGCAAAAAACATACGATTCAAGCTTTAGAGCATGGGGTTCGCCCTGTTGTGGGAACGACTGGTTTTTCCGATGAAGATTTAACCTATATTGGCAGGTTGACAGAGGAAAAAGGAATCGGAGCGATTATTGCGCCGAACTTCGCGCTGGGTGCCATTTTAATGATGAAGTTTTCACAAATGGCCGCTCACTATTTTAAAGATATCGAAATTATGGAGCTGCATCATGACCAAAAATTAGACGCTCCAAGCGGAACTGCTCTAAAAACAGCAGAAATGATCCACCAGGTGAGAGAACCGAAACCACAGGGACATCCGGATGAAAAAGAAACAGCAGAAGGAGCAAGAGGCGCAAACAGCGAGGGAGTTCGCATACACAGTGTACGACTTCCGGGATTAATCGCCCACCAAGAGGTATTATTTGGAGGTGAGGGCCAAACGTTGAAAATCAGGCACGATTCGTATAACCGCGCATCTTTTATGTCTGGCGTTAAATTGGCTGTTGAAGAAGTTATGAAAGTTGACCAGCTCATTTACGGGTTGGAACATATTATCGGATAA